The genomic DNA AGCTGCAGTTTCGTGAGCGTTTGACCCAGGAGATCATGACGCATACCCGGCTACGGCCCTGGGCGATGGCGGGTATGCTTAATGAAAATGCGGCGCTGCGCCTGGGGCTGGCGGAAAAGCTGGCCGGTATGCTTGACCCCGGGCACCTTGCGCTGACGCTGATGGCAGACAAATTGATTGCGCTGCGTCAGCAGACTAACCCGCGGGCCCAGCAATCGCCCGGCCTGATTCAGCAGTACGCTGAGCTTTCCGCTCATTTTACGCAACGAGCCGCCTATAAAGAGAAGGCGCTCTCCCAGCGAGGGCTGACGGTGCAGGCGGGTGAGCACAGCGAACAAATTTTTACCCGCTGGCGAGCCGGTCACTACGATGGCTGGTCGCTGGCCGGGCGTTGCTATGTCGTCCTGGAAGAGCTGCGCTGGGGCGCATTTGGTGATGCCTGTCGCCTGGCGAATGAAGACGTGGCGGCGATGCTCAAGGATAACTTACGCAGTATGGCGGCAAACTATCTTGCTCAGGGCATCAACGCTTCTCCTTCCACCCGCCATTTCTACCATCAGTGGCTGACAACGCCCGCGTCGCCGGGACTGATAGATCATAAAGACATGCTCGGCTGGCTGGGCGACTGGTGTCAGGCGGATAACCATCCGGTGAGCTGGTCGGTGACGCAAAGCTGGCACACTGTCGCGCTGGGTATGCCGAGGCTGTGCTCGGCAAAACGGCTTGTGGATGGGATGGTGGAAGAGATTTTTGGTGGCTGAAATCCCCCTCTCACCGGGAGGGGGAGCACCGGTTAGTGGTGTGTTTCAACAGGCTTAGGCTCTGTCTGAATCTCAGCAACATGTCCGACGCGTTTTGCGTACAGTGCGGTGATGATGGGAACCAGAATCGCGGTCACAATCACGCTGGCTGCAACCAGTGCCGTCGCGGACGCGGCCACCGGTTCAAAAGCCGGGTTAATCTGCGCAATGATTACCGGGTTGGCCACGGCTGCGCCTGCGGCTGAAGAGGCGGCGATCCCCGCCGTTCCGTTTCCTCCCCCAATGACCCGGTCGGCAATAATCAGCGGAATACCGGTGATGATGATAACCGCCACGCCCAGCACGATACCCAGCAGACCCGTATCGAGGATGACATTCAGGTTGATGGTGTTACCCAGCGCAAAACCGAAGAACGGGATCAGCACCGGCGTGGCTTTGCTGAAGAAATCACGCAGATCGTGATCCAGGTTACCCAGAGCAAAACCGATCAGGAAGGGCAGGATCGCGCCGATAAAGTGGTGGGGTTCAAAGGACGCCAGGCCAGCAGAGCCCAGAATCAGCATGGTCATCAGCGGACCGGACTCCAGAGACATCAGGACAAATGCACCTGACTCTTCTTTGGTGCCGTACTGGTTCATCAGGCTGGCATACAAACCGCCGTTGGTCATATCCATCGCAGAGACAATTGCCAGAACCGATAATCCGGCGAAGAATCCGGTCTGAATTCCATTCTCCGGAATGAACATCGCACAGATCATTGCCACTACCCAGGCCACGGCAATTTTCGTAATCACCAGCGTGCCGGATTTCCGTAATACGGTGCCTGTTGCCCGTAAATTAATTGAGGCGCCGATACAAAAGAACCAGACGGCCAGAATGGGAACGGTGCCCGTAATCATCCCTTTTGTGAACCCGCCAAAATAAGCGCCGGTTTCAGGAGCCAGGGTATTCAGGATAGCGCCCAGTACAAGCGGAACCAGCATCATACCGCCCGGTATGCGTTCAATCGTGGCTTTAATCTTCATAGATAACCCTCAAATCGTATCCCGCATGGCGGGCGGCAAAAACTAAAAAATAAATCAATAAATTCAATGAATTGAATGTCTTTGGGTTCGATGGTGTCATTACCCATGCAATAAAACTAAAAAAGCGATCCTGGTAAACGCGGTGCCACAGCACCGGGAACGTGGTATTCGGAATTATCATGCGATCATTGGAATGATGATTCAATGAAAATAAAACACTGTTTTAGTTATCTGCATCACATATTGACGTAAACGTTTTAAACGCGCGTCGGAGGGTTAGAATTTATGTAAATCTGATGTGAAGTAATGGGGTTTCATTTTCCGTTGTCCGGGAAATAATGACGTGTGTGAGGATGTGTTTTTATGGCGATTGAGAACGTGCAGATTTGCGCTAATTGACAAAAACTGCAGCCAGTTGACGTAACATAAATATATGTGTGAAGTTGATCACAAATATAAACGCTGGTAGGGTAAAAAGGTCATTAACTGCCCAGGCAGGCGTCAACAGGTTCGGTTGTATCGACGTAAAACGTCAATGTAAGTAAACCTGCTACGCTTGAATAAGGCGATTCGCATGGAGCGGATCCCATGGTTCACAGATCGCATACGGGACTGTGAAACGGACAGGGCCGAGTCTACGAGGATAGCTATGCTCAGAAGGAAAAAAATCAAACCCATCACGCTTCGCGACGTCACCATTATTGATGATGCCAAACTGCGCAAAGCGATCACCGCCGCCTCGCTGGGTAATGCGATGGAATGGTTCGATTTTGGTGTTTACGGCTTTGTGGCCTATGCGTTAGGTAAAGTGTTCTTCCCCGGCGCCGACCCCAGTCTG from Enterobacter ludwigii includes the following:
- a CDS encoding diguanylate cyclase regulator RdcB family protein, coding for MTTQLLDGPGRTLECIHPKFMVDLVQGVDAARHPHPGPQQLQFRERLTQEIMTHTRLRPWAMAGMLNENAALRLGLAEKLAGMLDPGHLALTLMADKLIALRQQTNPRAQQSPGLIQQYAELSAHFTQRAAYKEKALSQRGLTVQAGEHSEQIFTRWRAGHYDGWSLAGRCYVVLEELRWGAFGDACRLANEDVAAMLKDNLRSMAANYLAQGINASPSTRHFYHQWLTTPASPGLIDHKDMLGWLGDWCQADNHPVSWSVTQSWHTVALGMPRLCSAKRLVDGMVEEIFGG
- the kdgT gene encoding 2-keto-3-deoxygluconate transporter, whose amino-acid sequence is MKIKATIERIPGGMMLVPLVLGAILNTLAPETGAYFGGFTKGMITGTVPILAVWFFCIGASINLRATGTVLRKSGTLVITKIAVAWVVAMICAMFIPENGIQTGFFAGLSVLAIVSAMDMTNGGLYASLMNQYGTKEESGAFVLMSLESGPLMTMLILGSAGLASFEPHHFIGAILPFLIGFALGNLDHDLRDFFSKATPVLIPFFGFALGNTINLNVILDTGLLGIVLGVAVIIITGIPLIIADRVIGGGNGTAGIAASSAAGAAVANPVIIAQINPAFEPVAASATALVAASVIVTAILVPIITALYAKRVGHVAEIQTEPKPVETHH